A window of the Kosakonia radicincitans DSM 16656 genome harbors these coding sequences:
- the bioD gene encoding dethiobiotin synthase: MLKRFFVTGTDTSVGKTVASRALLQALAASGKTVAGYKPVAKGSKETPEGLRNKDALVLQSVSSLDLPYQAINPIALSEEESSVAHSCPINYSLLSNGLVNLCEKVDHVVVEGTGGWRSLMNDLRPLSEWVVQEQMAVVMVVGIQEGCINHALLTAQAIASDGLPLIGWVANRINPGLAHYAEIINVLSKKLPAPLVGELPYLPRAEQRDLAQYINLQMATGMLVADRILA; the protein is encoded by the coding sequence ATGCTTAAGCGTTTCTTTGTAACGGGTACAGACACTTCTGTCGGGAAGACAGTGGCATCCCGCGCGCTTCTCCAGGCGCTGGCTGCCAGCGGCAAAACAGTGGCAGGTTACAAACCTGTTGCTAAAGGAAGCAAAGAGACGCCGGAAGGATTGCGCAACAAAGACGCGCTGGTACTGCAAAGCGTTTCCTCGCTGGATTTACCTTACCAGGCGATAAACCCGATTGCCCTGAGCGAAGAGGAAAGTAGCGTTGCGCACAGTTGCCCCATCAATTACAGCCTGCTTTCTAACGGCCTGGTCAACCTGTGTGAAAAAGTCGATCACGTGGTGGTCGAGGGAACCGGCGGCTGGCGCAGCCTGATGAATGATTTGCGCCCGCTCTCCGAGTGGGTGGTACAGGAGCAGATGGCGGTGGTGATGGTGGTGGGTATCCAGGAAGGCTGCATTAACCACGCTTTGCTGACCGCGCAGGCGATTGCCAGCGACGGTCTGCCGCTGATTGGCTGGGTGGCGAACCGTATCAACCCAGGGCTGGCGCATTATGCTGAAATTATCAATGTGCTGAGCAAAAAACTGCCTGCGCCGCTGGTTGGTGAGTTACCCTATCTGCCGCGCGCCGAGCAGCGCGATCTGGCGCAATACATCAATTTGCAGATGGCGACCGGCATGTTAGTTGCCGACCGCATCCTCGCCTGA
- the osmV gene encoding osmoprotectant ABC transporter ATP-binding protein OsmV has protein sequence MIKLENLTKQFTQKNGQTVKAVDNVNLTVPEGEMCVLLGPSGCGKTTTLKMINRLIAPSSGSIFINGEDTSAMDTVTLRRNIGYVIQQIGLFPNMTIEENITVVPRMLGWDKARCKSRAEELMEMVALDAKKFLHRYPREMSGGQQQRIGVIRALAADPPVLLMDEPFGAVDPINREVIQNQFLEMQRKLKKTVMLVSHDIDEALKLGDRIAVFRQGRIVQCASPDELLAKPANEFVGSFVGQDRTLKRLLLVSAGDVTDQQPTITVRESTPAAEAFATMDDNDIRAITVVDSAGKPLGFVKRREARNAPGSCSDLLHPFRITGKAEDNLRVVLSRLYESNTSWMPIVDEDGRYNGEISQDYIAEYLSSGRTRRVLNIHDA, from the coding sequence ATGATTAAACTGGAAAATCTGACCAAACAATTTACGCAGAAAAACGGCCAGACAGTGAAGGCTGTCGATAACGTCAATCTGACTGTACCGGAAGGTGAAATGTGCGTACTGCTCGGCCCTTCCGGCTGCGGTAAAACCACCACGCTGAAGATGATCAACCGCCTGATTGCACCGAGCAGCGGCTCGATTTTCATCAACGGTGAAGACACCAGCGCCATGGATACCGTCACCCTGCGGCGCAATATTGGCTACGTGATTCAGCAGATTGGTCTGTTTCCCAATATGACCATCGAAGAGAACATTACTGTCGTTCCGCGCATGCTGGGCTGGGATAAAGCGCGCTGTAAAAGCCGTGCCGAAGAGTTGATGGAGATGGTGGCGCTGGATGCGAAAAAATTCCTTCATCGCTACCCGCGCGAAATGTCCGGCGGCCAGCAGCAGCGTATCGGCGTGATCCGCGCGCTGGCGGCCGATCCGCCGGTACTGCTGATGGATGAGCCATTCGGCGCGGTCGACCCTATCAACCGTGAAGTGATCCAGAACCAGTTCCTTGAGATGCAGCGCAAGCTGAAAAAAACGGTGATGCTGGTCAGCCACGATATCGATGAAGCGCTGAAGCTCGGCGATCGTATTGCGGTGTTCCGCCAGGGACGCATCGTACAGTGCGCCAGCCCGGATGAGCTGCTGGCCAAACCGGCCAATGAATTTGTCGGTTCGTTTGTCGGCCAGGATCGCACACTGAAGCGGTTGCTGCTGGTTTCCGCAGGCGACGTCACCGATCAACAGCCGACGATTACGGTGCGGGAATCCACTCCGGCGGCGGAAGCCTTTGCCACCATGGATGACAACGATATTCGCGCCATTACCGTCGTGGATTCGGCGGGTAAACCGCTGGGTTTTGTTAAACGTCGCGAAGCGCGAAACGCGCCGGGCAGCTGTTCCGATTTGCTGCATCCGTTCCGTATTACCGGGAAAGCGGAAGATAACCTGCGCGTGGTATTGTCACGGCTGTACGAAAGCAACACCAGTTGGATGCCGATTGTCGATGAGGATGGTCGTTATAACGGTGAAATTTCGCAGGACTATATTGCGGAGTATTTAAGTTCGGGCAGAACACGCCGGGTACTGAATATTCATGATGCGTAA